One Microbacterium sp. W4I20 DNA window includes the following coding sequences:
- a CDS encoding glutamate--cysteine ligase encodes MPACQTVLVKLEFASSARSTVGIEWEIMLADPATGDLVGRAPELLDALEAESESERHTVTGELLTNTIEVTSGIGDSVAHAIDDIANAIAAVRTATDPAGIELLSAGSHPFAQWYDQQVTDKTRYHKLIERTQWWGRNMMIWGIHVHIGVEDQRKVFPIINALAGFLPHLQSLSASSPYWAGERTGYASNRALVFQQLPTAGLPWPLSEWSEYESYLDDMVRTGVMADATEVRWDIRPAPRWGTIEVRACDGMSTLPELAAVTALTQVLVEHFSRQLDEGRTLPEMPAWFHRENKWRAARYGLDARVIVDADGTQRPVREHLAETLEELAPVAVELGCLREFTSNATTLENGASYERQLVIANATGGDLGAVVQHLIREFRSGPESSIEE; translated from the coding sequence ATGCCCGCGTGTCAGACTGTGCTCGTGAAGCTCGAATTCGCCTCCTCGGCCCGCTCCACCGTCGGCATCGAGTGGGAGATCATGCTCGCGGATCCCGCGACCGGTGATCTCGTCGGACGTGCCCCCGAGCTGCTGGATGCGCTGGAGGCCGAGAGCGAGAGCGAACGCCATACGGTCACGGGTGAGCTGCTCACGAACACGATCGAGGTGACGAGCGGGATCGGCGACTCGGTCGCTCACGCCATCGATGACATCGCCAACGCGATCGCGGCCGTGCGCACGGCCACCGATCCGGCCGGGATCGAACTGCTGTCCGCGGGGAGCCACCCGTTCGCGCAGTGGTACGACCAGCAGGTCACAGACAAGACCCGGTATCACAAGCTCATCGAGCGCACGCAGTGGTGGGGCCGGAACATGATGATCTGGGGCATCCACGTGCACATCGGCGTCGAGGACCAGCGCAAGGTCTTCCCCATCATCAACGCCCTCGCCGGTTTCCTCCCCCACCTGCAGTCGCTGTCGGCATCGAGTCCCTATTGGGCCGGCGAACGCACGGGGTACGCCTCGAACCGCGCGCTCGTGTTCCAGCAACTCCCCACGGCCGGGTTGCCGTGGCCCCTGAGCGAGTGGTCGGAGTACGAGTCGTACCTGGACGACATGGTGCGCACCGGCGTCATGGCCGACGCGACAGAGGTGCGCTGGGACATCCGCCCGGCGCCGCGTTGGGGAACCATCGAGGTGCGCGCCTGCGACGGCATGTCGACGCTCCCGGAGCTCGCCGCCGTCACCGCGCTCACGCAGGTGCTCGTCGAGCACTTCTCGCGCCAGCTCGACGAGGGGCGCACGCTGCCCGAGATGCCGGCGTGGTTCCACCGGGAGAACAAGTGGCGCGCGGCGCGCTATGGCCTGGATGCACGAGTGATCGTGGATGCGGACGGCACGCAGCGCCCGGTGCGCGAGCACCTGGCCGAGACACTCGAGGAGCTGGCGCCCGTCGCCGTCGAGCTCGGGTGCTTGCGCGAATTCACCAGCAACGCCACGACGCTCGAGAACGGCGCCAGTTACGAGCGGCAGCTCGTCATCGCCAACGCGACGGGTGGCGATCTCGGTGCCGTCGTACAGCACCTGATCCGGGAGTTCCGGTCCGGCCCCGAGTCCTCGATCGAGGAGTAG
- a CDS encoding sugar-binding transcriptional regulator, with translation MAAPGAQSRDEKLIAALTAAQLYYMQDKTMEVIAQELRTSRSSVSRLLSFARESGLVDIRINSPLERLGMLEQRIRDRHHVAAHVVPMPEIVSEVERLERVALTAGRLLSQFVDSNMIIGVAWGSTISAVSRGLTQKETHNTTFVQLNGAGNTQTSGVEYSSDILQRFGSAFGAQVQQFPVPAFFDDPATREAMWRERSTRRVLDLQAKMDIAVFSLGSPAAEVPSRVYVGGYLGREDYRSLREDHAIGDVATVFFRADGSWRDIRVNARATGPGLDRLRRVPRRVCVVSGIPKLISLRAAIAAELITDVVLDEGLARRLVED, from the coding sequence ATGGCCGCTCCCGGAGCGCAATCTCGCGACGAGAAGCTGATCGCCGCGCTCACCGCCGCGCAGCTCTACTACATGCAGGACAAGACCATGGAGGTCATCGCACAGGAACTGCGCACGTCTCGTTCCTCCGTCTCGCGTCTGCTGAGCTTCGCGAGGGAGAGCGGCCTGGTCGACATCCGCATCAATTCGCCTCTCGAGCGACTCGGGATGCTGGAGCAGCGCATCCGTGACCGACACCACGTCGCCGCCCATGTGGTGCCGATGCCCGAGATCGTCAGCGAGGTCGAGCGACTGGAACGGGTCGCCCTCACGGCCGGACGGTTGCTGTCGCAGTTCGTCGACTCGAACATGATCATCGGGGTCGCCTGGGGCTCGACGATCAGTGCCGTCAGTCGGGGGCTGACCCAGAAGGAGACCCACAACACCACATTCGTGCAGCTCAACGGTGCGGGGAACACCCAGACCAGCGGCGTGGAGTACTCCAGCGACATCCTGCAGCGCTTCGGCAGCGCCTTCGGCGCGCAGGTGCAGCAGTTCCCGGTGCCGGCGTTCTTCGACGATCCCGCGACGCGCGAGGCGATGTGGCGCGAGCGCAGCACCCGCCGGGTGCTGGACCTGCAGGCCAAGATGGACATCGCGGTGTTCAGCCTGGGATCACCGGCCGCCGAGGTCCCGAGCCGGGTCTACGTCGGCGGCTACCTCGGGCGCGAGGACTACCGAAGCCTCCGCGAGGACCACGCCATCGGCGACGTCGCGACCGTGTTCTTCCGGGCGGATGGATCGTGGCGGGACATCCGGGTCAACGCCAGAGCCACCGGGCCCGGGCTCGATCGGCTGCGCCGAGTGCCGCGGCGGGTCTGCGTGGTGTCCGGTATTCCGAAGCTGATCAGCCTGCGGGCGGCGATCGCCGCCGAACTGATCACCGACGTGGTGCTCGACGAAGGACTCGCGCGTCGCCTCGTGGAGGACTGA